A section of the Babesia microti strain RI chromosome I, complete genome genome encodes:
- a CDS encoding NOL10, ENP2, ribosome biogenesis protein ENP2 (overlaps_old_locusTagID:BBM_I00640), with the protein MLSTLTTNGNKIYTLFGTSNDDSANYRRKVDIINDFEFPKSCENITVSSDGQYILASGTYPPQIAIFDTLELTLKHRRGIDYHVIRSQFLTSDYRKLVMLCDNRYIEIHNQGGRYYSFRVPKQARDMAYLGANANLYLVGSANDIYRMDLSLGKFNIPLESSADEINSISINKSIPIFTIAGNDGILETWDHRSDVVVSKLNFAIDNDILCCKYSDNGMKLAVGDSVGTIRVYDIRSQNPLWERSDINKFPINNIQWLGSHDDMDKHLAWSSRKNIKISNAENSASVATIESSYVIANPSKKTSTTIPQISSFTFYPNSGLCFIASDQSKIASFYIPSIGTSPKWCSFLENVTEELSLPVTEDTAKSGKIVTIGNSMFITEQQLELWSAKELLGTNMVKPYLHGYLIDKPLYKKIKDAFDEFSYDEYKRKKASERLEEKIKKSMRIPICNKKVKVNEDYARQLLETSAAATNSTSIGTSAKQIKKVKEAALRAKQVLEDDRFSRLFTDEDFLINPNEVQHGK; encoded by the exons ATGCTATCCACTCTCACTACCAATGGCAACAAG atatataCGCTTTTTGGTACCTCTAATGATGACTCTGCCAATTATAG ACGAAAagttgatataattaatgattttgaatttCCAAAATCATGCGAAAATATCACAGTTTCATCTGATGGTCAATACATTCTAGCTTCCGGGACTTATCCTCCACAAATAGCCATTTTTGATACATTAGAACTAACACTGAAACATCGGAGAGGAATCGATTACCACGTCATTAGATCGCAATTCCTAACCTCGGACTATAGAAAGTTGGTTATGCTATGCGACAACAGATACATTGAAATTCATAATCAGGGAGGGCGCTATTATTCa tTTAGAGTCCCTAAACAAGCTAGGGATATGGCTTATCTCGGTGCCAATGCCAATCTATATCTGGTTGGATCTGCTAATGATATTTACAG GATGGACTTAAGCCTTggaaaattcaatatacCATTGGAATCCAGTGCAGATGAGATCAACAGTATCAGCATAAACAAATCAATTCCCATATTCACCATAGCTGG taACGACGGAATCCTCGAGACTTGGGATCATAGAAGCGATGTAGTCGTTTCCAAGTTGAATTTCGCCATTGATAATGACATTttatgttgtaaatattctGACAATGGTATGAAATTAGCCGTGGGAGATAGTGTTGGTACAATTCGTGTCTATGATATAAGAAGCCAAAATCCTTTATGGGAGAGGAGCgatataaacaaattcccaatcaataatatacagTGGTTAGGGTCTCACGATGATATGG ACAAACACCTTGCTTGGTCTAGCCGTaagaatataaaaatatcaaacgCTGAAAACTCTGCAAGCGTTGCTACAATTGAGTCAAGTTACGTTATTGCTAATCCCTCAAAAAAAACGTCAACTACAATCCCGCAGATTTCatcatttacattttacCCTAACAGTGGTTTATGTTTTATTGCTAGTGACCAATCAAAAATAGCGAGTTTTTATATACCTTCCATTGGCACTTCACCCAA GTGGTGTTCCTTCCTGGAAAATGTTACTGAAGAATTGTCTTTGCCAGTAACCGAGGATACTGCTAAATCGGGTAAAATTGTGACAATCGGTAATTCTATGTTCATTACCGAACAGCAATTGGAGCTGTGGTCTGCAAAGGAACTTCTGGGGACAAATATGGTCAAACCATACCTACATGGTTACTTAATTGACAAACCcctatataaaaaaattaaggATGCTTTTGATGAGTTTAGCTATGATGAGTACAAGAGGAAGAAAGCAAGTGAAAGGCTTGAGGAAaagattaaaaaatcaatgcGTATTCCT attTGTAATAAGAAGGTTAAAGTCAACGAGGATTATGCTAGGCAATTATTGGAAACTTCAGCTGCTGCCACTAATAGTACTAGCATCGGCACTAGTGCCAAACAAATTAAGAAGGTCAAAGAAGCGGCTTTAAGGGCAAAGCAGGTGCTAGAGGATGACAGGTTTTCAAGATTATTTACGGATGAAGACTTTTTGATCAATCCAAACGAAGTTCAG
- a CDS encoding TBC domain containing protein (overlaps_old_locusTagID:BBM_I00645), whose translation MGITHYEMTDSNTYNIGYSRVLQWISLLSPSNFKDINELQQYIDIQHINYQKLIELHKPFNVNDKIEDLSPQVFHPLAQSCFNPWLKEQEDMQLVNLISNDVKRTFQDNPFFTNANVLRSMQRVLYILAKENCKLGYKQGFNDICGICLLVCSEHILEDTFDNLSIDLDIESNCYTMMHGLLDTGIKDFYNEIVSTGDKLIVVDTCEHIFHTLLKNIDIELYDKLTQIKLEPHVFLMRWIRIIFAREHTIHDTISIWDAFIKDFSSCKSLRFINYFTIAMLLHIKAKLMDSDTNECIQLLFNYPSTPNSDCVYQIIANTFCLIDKMK comes from the exons ATGGGGATTACACATTATGAAATGACAGATTCTAACACCTATAACATTGGTTATTCACGCGTTTTACAATGGATAAGTCTACTTTCACCTTCTAACTTCAAGGATATAAATGAACTGCAACAATATATCGATATACAGCATATTAACTACCAAAAGTTAATTGAACTACACAAACCATTCAATGTAAACGACAAAATTGAGGACCTAAGTCCCCAGGTATTTCATCCTTTGGCCCAGAGCTGTTTTAATCCTTGGCTTAAGGAACAGGAAGATATGCAATTGGTTAATCTAATTTCTAATGATGTAAAACGCACATTCCAAGACAACCCATTTTTCACAAATGCCAACGTATTACGATCAATGCAGAGGGTTCTATACATATTGGCTAAggaaaattgtaaattaggTTATAAACAGGGGTTCAATGATATTTGTGGCATTTGTTTGCTCGTCTGTTCAGAACACATTTTAGAGGAtacatttgacaatttatcaatagaTTTGGACATTGAAAGTAATTGTTATACTATGATGCATGGGTTACTTGATACTGGTATTAAGGATTTTTACAATGAAATAGTAAGTACAGGTGACAAACTTATTGTTGTGGATACTTGTGAGCACATTTTCCACACATTGCTGAAG aaTATTGACATCGAATTGTATGATAAATTGACCCAAATAAAGTTGGAACCACATGTTTTCCTGAT GCGATGGATCAGGATAATATTTGCTAGGGAACATACTATCCATGATACAATCTCTATTTGGGATGCATTTATAAAGGACTTCTCTTCATGTAAATCGTTAAGATTT ataaattattttaccatTGCTATGCTTTTACACATCAAAGCTAAGCTAATGGATAGTGACACAAATGAATGCATCCAATTACTATTCAACTACCCTAGTACACCAAATTCTGATTGTGTGTACcaaattatcgcaaatacATTTTGTCTTATCGATAAAATGAAGTAA
- a CDS encoding RNA polymerase II subunit A C-terminal domain phosphatase (overlaps_old_locusTagID:BBM_I00655), giving the protein MAFELPYDIKVPTTYDLPAKISWIASDESPITSGQMLAVLTPLDPPKDNYINDNIDHSDKKRRLTNTSKNVIKAPKLSTSATMRRNLANDSVIDSYDLIIGTITQLTCDHSVVVHGLCADCNEEIDITEDSFDIDDVVKPGFITNEASMSISATFVRQMEESNLHSLLIKRLLCLVLDLDNTLIHAKTLDKNEVLDSNDDFKAIYFGGRCNLYRLRPGVSEFLDAMSKYYQLYLFTMGTSEHATAALSLLDPQGKLFSNRIFSRSDSQNSRKTLSRIFPNYQGIVCVVDDCEHAWRADLSGAGFFKIHPYYYFSERSKQHNPLTAMITAASNQSFYNTAVKGDKICYDKNTLSSQFLDESPVDNDKMLLILGNLLINFHEKFFQKLEDSAKANNFDVGLESFKRSGVTLGTVMDQFRSQILKGVKLSFNTQDFGCDFINSDYIAWAKAFGATIVNDNDSITHKLLLNPHTTSGDTNDKTGTKDVHLMWLDKCIYTWVRGDDEELYNPSLWTKPYRNFWDLSAGSG; this is encoded by the exons ATGGCTTTTGAATTGCCTTACGACATTAAAGTGCCTACCACTTACGATTTACCGGCAAAAATTTCATGGATCGCATCGGATGAATCTCCTATTACTTCGGGCCAAATGCTGGCTGTTTTAACGCCTCTGGATCCACCAAAAGATAATTACATCAACGATAATATTGATCACTCGGATAAGAAAAGGAGGCTAACCAATACTTCTAAAAACGTGATTAAAGCGCCAAAACTAAGCACTTCAGCTACAATGAGAAGGAATTTAGCAAATGACAGTGTTATTGATTCATATGACTTGATAATTGGCACAATAACCCAGCTTACTTGTGACCATTCAGTTGTGGTACATGGACTATGCGCCGATTGTAATGAAGAAATAGATATCACCGAAGATTCGTTTGACATTGATGATGTTGTAAAACCGGGATTTATCACAAACGAAGCTTCAATGTCAATTTCTGCTACTTTTGTCAGGCAGATGGAGGAATCGAATTTGCACTCATTGCTAATCAAACGATTACTATGTTTGGTGTTAGATCTAGATAACACGCTGATACACGCGAAAAcattggataaaaatgaagtttTGGATAGCaatgatgattttaaaGCCATTTATTTTGGAGGAAGATGCAATTTATATCGTCTGAGACCAGGTGTTTCCGAATTTCTAGATGCCATGTCTAAATACTACCAACTTTATCTATTTACCATGGGCACGAGTGAACATGCTACTGCTGCTTTATCACTATTAGATCCACAGGGAAAGTTATTTTCGAACAGAATATTTTCCCGTTCAGATTCTCAAAATTCTAGGAAGACACTCAGTCGAATCTTCCCCAACTACCAAGGGATTGTATGTGTTGTGGATGACTGTGAACATGCTTGGCGGGCCGATTTATCTGGCGCGGGTTTCTTTAAAATCCACCCCTACTACTACTTCTCGGAAAGATCTAAACAACACAACCCATTGACTGCAATGATTACTGCGGCATCTAACCAATCATTTTATAATACAGCGGTAAAGGGTGATAAAATTTGCTACGATAAAAATACTTTATCCTCCCAATTTTTAGACGAATCACCagttgataatgataaaatgtTACTTATTTTGGGTAACttgttgattaattttcatGAAAAATTCTTTCAGAAGCTTGAAGATTCGGCTAAagctaataattttgatgtg GGTCTTGAATCTTTTAAAAGGTCCGGTGTTACATTGGGCACCGTAATGGATCAATTTCGATCTCAAATTTTAAAGGGtgtaaaattgtcattCAATACTCAAGATTTTGGATGcgattttattaattcCGATTATATCGCATGGGCCAAGGCATTTGGCGCAACAATAGTTAATGATAACGATTCAATAACTCATAAACTGTTGTTAAACCCACATACCACCAGTGGTGatacaaatgataaaaCTGGCACAAAAG ACGTCCATTTAATGTGGCTGGATAAATGCATATACACCTGGGTGAGGGGAGATGACGAGGAACTGTACAACCCGTCACTATGGACTAAGCCATATCGTAATTTTTGGGACCTATCTGCCGGCTCTGGTTAA
- a CDS encoding hypothetical protein (overlaps_old_locusTagID:BBM_I00660;~overlaps_old_locusTagID:BBM_I00665): MEVGWYSYQHLISVCDNLLNGQYINALQQIELWQIRGVIPAAVAATQIILYEIVEEQMDPTNDAKNYNYLYADRHKISLLSMAFIRSLNLLVDQGQTMLYAKSISVIARDLGIPENLIQLRHRCCHGELPDFHSINQAIRYLLQLLIRKYWIPQSQLIRLINSSSSNYYIIKSLIEGRTNVDGYNNDKFVAMITLDLLVSSCDNFVNDRLKWVDEIVTKRGFNFALNLYSRAVALLFNFDGWIDNAINEFNISDYSWKSLTTRLQVYNDKFDPRNINNIATTQCNTSVTYGYSLDPLLQLLNIAKNDTMDRINRPSYYIQSLNIMLEYFPDKLMVCIKGLMDFCSKMIRSGNNDFTEIRQIWKSWMDLIYLIKLHALRNVNWQRVELLISAAQKAIFPGLDSINSTKYQIIDQNQCKNNKKLCNQLLSVGTYFCGRTWCVVTDEPDPSCTFFNLTTMDTIDLQQCSLKRA, from the exons ATGGAAGTAGGTTGGTACAGCTACCAACATTTGATAAGTGTTTGTGACAATTTGCTTAATGgacaatatatcaatgcaTTGCAGCAa attgaATTATGGCAAATAAGGGGTGTGATACCAGCAGCGGTGGCCGCTACACAAATAATTCTATACGAAATCGTCGAGGAACAAATGGATCCTACGAATgatgcaaaaaattacaattatttatatgcaGATAGGCATAAAATTAGCCTATTATCTATGGCTTTTATCAG GTCATTGAATTTGTTGGTTGATCAGGGGCAAACCATGCTCTATGCCAAAAGCATCTCTGTCATAGCTAGGGACTTAGGGATTCCAGAGAATTTAATCCAGCTGAGACATCGCTGTTGCCATGGAGAATTGCCAGATTTTCACAGCATTAACCAGGCTATTAGGTATCTACTACAACTTTTGATACGCAAGTATTG GATACCTCAATCACAGCTTATCCgattaatcaattcatcaagttccaattattacataattaaaaGTTTGATTGAAGGGCGAACAAATGTTGATGGATATaacaatgataaatttgtggcAATGATAACACTAGATTTACTAGTGTCAtcttgtgataattttgtgaATGATAGATTAAAGTGGGtcgatgaaattgttactaaAAGGGGGTTTAATTTCGCACTAAACCTATACTCAAGGGCTGTCGCATTactttttaattttgatggATGGATTGATAATgcaattaatgaatttaatatttctg ACTACTCATGGAAATCACTAACTACACGTTTACAGgtatataatgataaatttgatccACGcaatataaacaatattGCAACCACGCAATGCAATACCAGTGTAACATATGGATACAGTTTAGATCCACTATTACAACTGTTGAATATCGCAAAAAATGATACTATGGATAGAATTAATCGGCCAAGTTATTATATCCAATCATTGAACATTATGTTAGAATATTTTCCTGACAAATTAATGGTCTGTATCAAGGGATTGATGGATTTTTGCTCCAAAATGATTCGTTCTGGAAATAACGATTTCACAGAAATCAGGCAAATTTGGAAGTCTTGGATggatttaatttatttgattaaattaCATGCTTTGAGGAATGTAAATTGGCAGAGAGTGGAGTTGCTGATAAGTGCCGCACAAAAAGCTATTTTTCCAGGCTTAGACAGTATTAATTCaacaaaatatcaaattattgatCAAAATCAATGTAAAAACAATAAAAAACTCTGTAATCAACTACTTAGTGTGGGTACATATTTTTGCGGCCGCACATGGTGTGTAGTCACTGATGAACCAGACCCATCATGTACGTTTTTTAATCTGACTACTATGGATACAATTGATTTGCAACAATGCAGTTTAAAACGCgcataa